The following coding sequences are from one Apteryx mantelli isolate bAptMan1 chromosome 36, bAptMan1.hap1, whole genome shotgun sequence window:
- the RDH8 gene encoding retinol dehydrogenase 8, whose protein sequence is MASPAPRTVLITGCSSGIGLAIAVRLARDPQRRFQVIATMRDLRKKEKLEEAAGPALGRTLSIQHLDVCSDSSVAECVGSIPGGRVDVLVSNAGVGHVGPVESISVEEMKHLFDTNFFGAVRMIKAVLPDMKRRRSGHIVVISSVMGLQGIVFNDVYAASKFAVEGFCESLAVQLLQFDVFISMVEPGPVNTDFERKLLEEASRRECAGADAATVRYFRDVYLPASRDIFAALGQSPEAVAEAVARVVGAQRPAFRMQTNRLYTPLVALKYADPSGDLSVRTLHRLLFRSGSLLRLSVSALRCLTCACCRRGVTPA, encoded by the exons ATGGCCAGCCCTGCGCCTCGCACCGTCCTCATCACCGGCTGCTCCTCCGGCATTGGCCTCGCCATCGCCGTGCGGCTGGCGCGGGACCCCCAGCGCCGCTTCCAGG TCATCGCCACCATGCGCGACCTGCGGAagaaggagaagctggaggaggcggcggggccggcgctgggcCGGACGCTGAGCATCCAGCACCTGGACGTGTGCAGCGACAGCTCGGTGGCGGAGTGCGTGGGCAGCATCCCCGGTGGCAGAGTGGACGTGCTGG TGAGCAACGCCGGCGTGGGGCACGTCGGCCCCGTGGAGAGCATCAGCGTGGAGGAGATGAAGCACCTCTTTGACACCAACTTCTTCGGGGCCGTGCGGATGATCAAGGCCGTCCTGCCCGACATGAAGCGGCGCCGGAGCGGCCACATCGTGGTCATCAGCAGCGtgatggggctgcagg GCATCGTCTTCAACGACGTCTACGCCGCCTCCAAGTTCGCCGTGGAGGGCTTCTGCGAGAGCCTGGCcgtgcagctgctgcagttcgACGTCTT catCTCCATGGTGGAGCCGGGACCCGTGAACACCGACTTCGAGCGGAAGCTGCTGGAGGAGGCGTCGCGCCGCGAGTGCGCCGGCGCTGACGCGGCCACCGTGCGGTACTTCAGGGACGTCTACCTGCCGGCCTCGCGCGACATCTTCGCAGCGCTGGGGCAGAGCCCCGAGGCGGTGGCTGAG GCCGTGGCGCGTGTCGTCGGGGCCCAGCGCCCGGCTTTCCGCATGCAGACCAACCGCCTCTACACGCCGCTGGTGGCCCTCAAGTACGCCGACCCCTCGGGGGACCTGTCCGTGCGGACCTTGCACCGGCTGCTCTTCCGCTCTGGCAGCCTCCTGCGGCTCAGCGTGAGCGCGCTGCGGTGCCTCACCTGCgcctgctgccgccgcggggtCACCCCGGCGTGA
- the P2RY11 gene encoding LOW QUALITY PROTEIN: P2Y purinoceptor 11 (The sequence of the model RefSeq protein was modified relative to this genomic sequence to represent the inferred CDS: inserted 1 base in 1 codon) — translation MGRASKTKNQKKERAAALHNAQQEFGTVPHSFVFHRGRVGKNVRQLILDVRKVMEPYTARALKVRKKNSLKDFVAVAGPLGVTHFLVFSKSPSSINFKLFRLPGGPTLTFKVTQYVLIKDVVSSLKRHRMHEQQFTHHPLLVLSNFGLQQIHIKLMASMFQNMFPSINVHKVNLNNIKRCLLVSYDAETQLLDFRHYSVKVVPVGVSKGLKKLLQEKFPNMSRLEDISELLIKDINLSESEAEQDGTHNILELPQAYAGRGNMKAQQSAVRLTEIGPRMTLQLVKVEEGLAQGNVLYHSFIHKTEAEVQEILARKEAKLQLKVERRQKQEADVERKRQQREAHRWWWGRVAGHSVAQRTEPRLTPGIAGRRAWRGSGGDXGQDGDSDAEDPGAPEQQDPAEQSDESDAEYYRQEVGEEPDEDLFPKRTKRKRGPSGSALLRKRQRPSQLEQPSAAAGPRPVVPAHQAKHGKPRPRARGPGQTDSRPHGGTGRPQGAPGRKPGRGPRRPGHEGGRKGPKLATSRLTGRGKLLTKGKTVFRRPGHANKGNAAGLGAARVLGSVLRPKGLGSTAGPRGCCWEPRSSPLPLRGSRAEAGSSLAAGSSPAAGLRGFSPGASRRSPTRVSVPALLLASTSCSQPPLRLVVVCQLCCTRRYLAGVPAAFSRCFLRCSSSALVDTCAVRPPPGSAGPNPVPPPTASKAAPCSPQMNASGSRCDNFSRFQEELWPVLVLQFPLALFGNAFAIYRFVVHERSWHSGIIYSFHLAVSGMLYSLSLPLLAAYYYPPKHWRYGPVLCKMERFLFNCNLYGSIFFVTCISLNRYLGIVYPLWVHGRLQLYHAKALSAAVWVLAGALSAPTLVFSELQGNAGNTECLGSASLEQLPRFYPYSLLLAVLGCGLPFLLTASCYAAIIRTVFRNPHISRLEKRKVGLLVGAGVALYALSYLPYHVFRNINLGRRLPRPGPEDCAVSQAIHTAAQVCKILVNLNICVHPLLYAALADSMQSCCGAGPAKAEHPEHMELRRGA, via the exons ATGGGGCGGGCGAGCAAG ACCAAGAACCAGAAGAAGGAGCGGGCGGCCGCCCTGCACAACGCACAGCAGGAGTTCGGCACCGTCCCGCACTCCTTTGTCTTCCACCGCGGGCGCGTGGGCAAGAATGTGCGGCAGCTCATCCTGGACGTGCGGAAGGTGATGGAGCCCTACACCGCCCGGGCGCTCAAG gtccGGAAGAAGAACTCGCTGAAGGACTTCGTGGCCGTGGCCGGGCCCCTGGGGGTGACGCATTTCCTGGTCTTCAGCAAGTCGCCATCAAGCATCAACTTT AAGCTCTTTCGCCTCCCTGGCGGCCCGACACTGACTTTCAAGGTCACGCAG TATGTGCTCATCAAGGACGTGGTCTCCTCGCTGAAGCGGCACCGCATGCATGAGCAGCAGTTCACCCACCACCCGCTCCTGGTGCTCAGCAACTTCGGCCTCCAGCAGATCCACATCAAGCTCATGGCCAGCATGTTCCAGAACATGTTCCCCTCCATCAATGTCCATAAG GTCAACCTCAACAACATCAAGAGGTGTTTGCTCGTCAGCTACGACGCGGAGACGCAGCTCCTGGACTTCCGGCACTA CAGCGTGAAGGTTGTGCCCGTCGGCGTGAGCAAAGGCCTCAAGAAGCTGCTGCAGGAGAAGTTCCCCAACATGAGCCGCCTGGAAGACATCAGTGAGCTGCTGATCAA AGACATAAACCTGTCTGAGAGCGAGGCCGAGCAAGACGGGACCCACAACATCCTGGAGCTGCCGCAGGCGTACGCGGGCCGAGGGAACATGAAGGCGCAGCAGAGCGCCGTGCGCCTCACTGAG ATCGGGCCCCGCATGACCCTGCAGCTCGTCAAGGTGGAGGAGGGACTGGCCCAGGGCAACGTGCTCTACCACAGCTTCA TTCACAAGACGGAGGCAGAGGTCCAGGAGATCCTGGCTCGGAAGGAGGCGAAGCTGCAGCTGAAGGTGGAGCGGCGCCAGAAGCAGGAGGCAGACGTGGAGCGCAAGCGGCAGCAGCGCGAGGCCCACAGGTGGTGGTGGGGCAGGGTGGCGGGGCACAGCGTGGCGCAGCGCACTGAGCCAAGGCTGACACCGGGCATTGCAGGAAGAAGAGCCTGGCGGGGATCCGGAGGAG AGGGGCAGGACGGCGACAGCGACGCTGAGGATCCTGGGGCACCAGAGCAGCAGGATCCGGCCGAGCAGTCGGATGAGAGCGATGCAGAGTATTACCGGCAGGAGGTGGGCGAGGAGCCGGACGAAG ATCTGTTCCCCAAGCGCACCAAGAGGAAGCGAGGACCCTCGGGCTCTGCCCTGCTGAGGAAGCGACAGCGTCCCAGCCAGTTGGAGCAGCCCAGTGCTGCCGCTGGCCCTCGCCCTGTGGTGCCCGCCCACCAGGCCAAGCACGGGAAGCCACGGCCACGTGCGAGAGGCCCCGGACAGACAGACTCGCGGCCCCATGGTGGGACGGGGCGGCCGCAAGGAGCACCCGGGCGAAAGCCAGgaagaggacccaggcgtccaggccaCGAGGGTGGACGTAAAGGCCCCAAACTCGCCACTTCCAGACTGACGGGGCGAGGGAAGCTGCTGACAAAGGGGAAAACTGTTTTCAGGCGGCCGGGGCATGCCAATAAGGGGAA tgcagcggggctgggggctgccagagTGCTGGGCTCTGTCCTGCGGCCCAAGGGGCTGGGCAGCACTGCCGGCCCCAGGGGCTGCTGCTGGGAACCTCGCTCCTCTCCGCTCCCCCTCCGTGGGAGCAGGGCTGAGGCAGGCTCCAGCCTCGCTGcaggctccagccctgctgcagggctgcgggGCTTCAGTCCGGGCGCAAGCAGGCGCTCACCAACCCGCGTCAGCGTCCCCGCTTTGCTGCTCGCCTCCACTAGCTGCTCTCAGCCTCCGCTTCGGCTCGTGGTGGTTTGTCAGCTGTGCTGCACGCGGCGGTACCTCGCCGGCGTGCCTGCCGCCTTCTCACGCTGCTTCTTGCGCTGCTCTTCCTCTGCCCTCGTTGACACCTGTGCCGTGCGGCCTCCGCCAGGGTCGGCAGGGCCTAACCCCGTGCCCCCTCCCACAGCCAGCAAGGCGGCACCGTGCAGCCCCCAGATGAATGCCTCAGGCAGCCGCTGCGACAACTTCAGCAGGTTCCAGGAGGAACtgtggcctgtgctggtgctgcagTTCCCACTGGCGCTCTTCGGCAATGCCTTTGCCATCTACCGCTTCGTGGTGCACGAGCGCTCCTGGCACTCGGGCATCATCTACTCCTTCCACCTGGCCGTCAGTGGCATGCTCTACTCGCTCTCGCTGCCCCTTCTGGCAGCGTACTACTACCCCCCCAAGCACTGGCGCTACGGGCCGGTCCTGTGCAAGATGGAGCGCTTCCTCTTCAACTGCAACCTCTACGGCAGCATCTTCTTCGTCACCTGCATCAGCCTCAACCGGTACCTGGGCATCGTCTACCCGCTGTGGGTGCACGGGCGGCTGCAGCTGTACCACGCCAAGGCGCTGAGCGCGGCCGTCTGGGTGCTGGCCGGGGCGCTCTCGGCCCCCACGCTCGTCTTCTCCGAGCTGCAGGGCAACGCGGGCAACACAGAGTGCCTGGGCAGCGCCTCCCTGGAGCAGCTGCCCCGTTTCTACCCCTACAGCCTGCTGCTGGCCGTGCTGGGCTGCGGGCTGCCCTTCCTGCTCACTGCCTCCTGCTACGCCGCCATCATCCGCACCGTCTTCCGCAACCCCCACATCAGCCGCCTGGAGAAGCGCAAGGTGGGGCTGCTGGTGGGGGCGGGGGTGGCCCTCTACGCGCTCTCCTACCTGCCCTACCACGTCTTCCGCAACATCAACCTGGGCCGCCGCctgccgcgccccggcccggagGACTGCGCCGTCTCCCAGGCGATCCACACCGCGGCCCAGGTCTGCAAGATCCTTGTCAACCTCAACATCTGTGTGCACCCGCTGCTCTACGCCGCCCTGGCCGACAGCATGCAGAGCTGCTGCGGCGCCGGCCCTGCGAAAGCGGAGCACCCGGAGCACATGGAGCTCCGGCGAGGAGCCTAG
- the EIF3G gene encoding eukaryotic translation initiation factor 3 subunit G, whose protein sequence is MPTGDYDSKPSWADQVEEEGGDDDKCITSELLKDIPLSGVLGGSLSAEAELLKGGPLPSPKELINGNIKTITEYREEEDGRKVKIIRTFRIETRKASKAVARRKNWKKFGNSEFDAPGPNVATTTVSDDVFMTFITSKEDLNCQEEEDPMNKLKGQKIVSCRICKGDHWTTRCPYKDTLGPMQKELAEQLGLSTGEKEKLPGEPEPVQAQQSKTGKYVPPSLRDGASRRGESMQPNRRADDNATIRVTNLSEDTRETDLQELFRPFGSISRIYLAKDKTTGQSKGFAFISFHRREDAARAIAGVSGFGYDHLILNVEWAKPSTN, encoded by the exons ATGCCGACGGGCGACTACGA CTCCAAGCCCAGCTGGGCCGACCAGGTGGAAGAGGAGGGCGGAGACGACG ACAAATGCATCACCAGCGAGCTGCTGAAGGACATTCCCCTGAGTGGGGTGCTGGGCGGCAGCCTGAGCGCTGAGGCCGAGCTGCTGAAAGGAG GTCCACTGCCCTCCCCAAAGGAGCTCATCAATGGCAACATCAAGACCATCACGGAGTatcgggaggaggaggatgggcgCAAGgtgaag ATCATCCGCACCTTCCGGATTGAAACCAGGAAGGCCTCCAAGGCGGTGGCCCGCAGGAAG AACTGGAAGAAGTTCGGCAACTCCGAGTTCGATGCCCCCGGTCCTAACGTGGCCACCACCACAGTGAGCGACGACGTCTTTATGACCTTCATCACCAGCAAGGAG GACCTGAactgccaggaggaggaggacccCATGAACAAGCTGAAGGGGCAGAAGATCGTGTCGTGCCGTATCTGCAAGGGCGACCACTGGACCACGCGCTGCCCCTACAAGGACACCCTGGGGCCGATGCAGAAGGAGCTGGCCGAGCAGCTGGGGCTGTCCACAGGCGAGAAGGAGAAGCTGCCGGGAG AGCCGGAGCCGGTGCAGGCCCAGCAGAGCAAGACGGGCAAGTACGTCCCGCCCAGCCTGCGAGACGGAGCCAGCCGCCGCGGGGAGTCCATGCAGCCCAACCGCAGGG CTGACGACAATGCCACCATCCGTGTCACCAACCTGTCCGAGGACACTCGTGAGACCGACCTGCAGGAGCTGTTCCGTCCCTTCGGCTCCATTTCTAGGATCTACCTAGCCAAGGACAAGACCACCGGGCAGTCCAAG GGTTTTGCCTTCATCAGCTTCCACCGCCGGGAGGATGCGGCCCGCGCTATTGCCGGGGTGTCTGGGTTTGGCTACGACCATCTGATCCTCAACGTGGAATGGGCCAA GCCTTCCACCAACTGA